From Lycium ferocissimum isolate CSIRO_LF1 chromosome 12, AGI_CSIRO_Lferr_CH_V1, whole genome shotgun sequence, one genomic window encodes:
- the LOC132041012 gene encoding developmentally-regulated G-protein 2 isoform X1, producing the protein MGIIEKIKEIETEMARTQKNKATEYHLGQLKAKIAKLRTQLLEPPKGSSGAGEGFEVTKYGHGRVALIGFPSVGKSTLLTMLTGTHSEVASYEFTTLTCIPGIIHYNDTKIQLLDLPGIIEGASEGKGRGRQVIAVSKSSDIVLMVLDASKSEGHRQILTRELEAVGLRLNKRPPQIYFKKKKTGGISFNSTMQLTHVDEKLCYQILHEYKIHNAEVLFREDATVDDFIDVIEGNRKYMKCIYVYNKIDVVGIDDVDRLSRQPNSIVISCNLKACPLNTVGMDNVQYISKGKLRTVGRESMGICDCPVACVGIQSSYSSPATMLFRNLLTHCLVYITKILLLNLLQLNLDRLLARMWEAMGLVRVYTKPQGQQPDFAEPVVLSADRGGCTVEDFCNHIHRSLVKDVRYVLVWGTSAKHYPQHCGLSHLLQDEDVVQIVKKKEKDDGGGRGRFKSHSNAPARISDREKKARLKT; encoded by the exons GAAACTGAGATGGCTCGTACACAGAAGAATAAAGCAACTG AGTATCATCTTGGTCAGCTGAAGGCTAAGATAGCAAAGCTGAGGACACAACTGCTGGAGCCACCTAAA GGTTCTAGTGGAGCTGGAGAGGGTTTTGAAGTCACAAAGTATGGCCATGGACGTGTTGCACTAATAGGATTCCCTAG TGTTGGAAAGTCAACACTCCTAACAATGCTGACAGGAACACATTCTGAAGTTGCATCATATGAGTTCACTACACTTACTTGCATCCCTGGTATTATACACTACAACGATACCAAAATTCAATTGCTTGATCTTCCGGGGATCATTGAAGGTGCATCTGAAGGCAAGGGGCGTGGTAGGCAG GTCATTGCTGTTTCGAAGTCATCAGACATTGTTTTGATGGTTCTGGATGCTTCAAAA AGCGAAGGCCATCGACAAATTTTAACAAGGGAGCTGGAAGCTGTGGGACTGCGATTAAATAAACGACCACCGCAG ATATacttcaagaagaaaaagacggGGGGGATTTCTTTTAACAGCACTATGCAGCTGACACATGTTGATGAGAAGCTCTGCTATCAAATCCTTCACGAATACAAGATTCACAATGCTGAG GTTTTATTTCGTGAAGATGCTACAGTGGACGactttattgatgttattgagGGAAATCGTAAATACATGAAGTGTATATATGTCTACAACAAGATAGATGTTGTCGGTATTGATGATGTGGACAGATTATCCCGACAGCCAAACTCCATTGTCATCAGCTGCAACTTGAAG GCTTGTCCGCTAAATACAGTTGGCATGGACAATGTGCAGTACAT ATCCAAAGGGAAATTGAGGACGGTGGGACGTGAATCCATGGGCATATGTGACTGCCCTGTTGCTTGTGTTGGAATACAGTCAAGCTATTCCTCACCTGCTACTATGCTTTTCAGGAATCTTCTAACCCATTGCCTTGTCTATATAACTAAAATATTGCTATTGAATTTGCTACAGCTGAATCTGGACAGACTACTTGCGAGAATGTGGGAAGCTATGGGTCTTGTCAGAGTTTATACAAAGCCTCAAGGCCAGCAACCAGATTTCGCAGAACCTGTGGTTCTCTCTGCT GATAGAGGTGGCTGTACTGTAGAAGATTTCTGTAATCACATACATAGGAGCCTTGTTAAGGATGTGAGGTATGTCTTGGTTTGGGGCACGAGTGCAAAGCACTACCCTCAGCATTGTGGTCTCAGTCATCTGCTTCAGGATGAAGACGTGGTTCAGATTGTCAAGAAAAAG GAGAAGGATGATGGTGGAGGCAGAGGCCGATTCAAATCACATTCTAATGCTCCTGCTCGGATATCTGACCGAGAAAAGAAGGCTCGACTGAAGACATAG
- the LOC132041012 gene encoding developmentally-regulated G-protein 1 isoform X4 translates to MGIIEKIKEIETEMARTQKNKATEYHLGQLKAKIAKLRTQLLEPPKGSSGAGEGFEVTKYGHGRVALIGFPSVGKSTLLTMLTGTHSEVASYEFTTLTCIPGIIHYNDTKIQLLDLPGIIEGASEGKGRGRQVIAVSKSSDIVLMVLDASKSEGHRQILTRELEAVGLRLNKRPPQIYFKKKKTGGISFNSTMQLTHVDEKLCYQILHEYKIHNAEVLFREDATVDDFIDVIEGNRKYMKCIYVYNKIDVVGIDDVDRLSRQPNSIVISCNLKLNLDRLLARMWEAMGLVRVYTKPQGQQPDFAEPVVLSADRGGCTVEDFCNHIHRSLVKDVRYVLVWGTSAKHYPQHCGLSHLLQDEDVVQIVKKKEKDDGGGRGRFKSHSNAPARISDREKKARLKT, encoded by the exons GAAACTGAGATGGCTCGTACACAGAAGAATAAAGCAACTG AGTATCATCTTGGTCAGCTGAAGGCTAAGATAGCAAAGCTGAGGACACAACTGCTGGAGCCACCTAAA GGTTCTAGTGGAGCTGGAGAGGGTTTTGAAGTCACAAAGTATGGCCATGGACGTGTTGCACTAATAGGATTCCCTAG TGTTGGAAAGTCAACACTCCTAACAATGCTGACAGGAACACATTCTGAAGTTGCATCATATGAGTTCACTACACTTACTTGCATCCCTGGTATTATACACTACAACGATACCAAAATTCAATTGCTTGATCTTCCGGGGATCATTGAAGGTGCATCTGAAGGCAAGGGGCGTGGTAGGCAG GTCATTGCTGTTTCGAAGTCATCAGACATTGTTTTGATGGTTCTGGATGCTTCAAAA AGCGAAGGCCATCGACAAATTTTAACAAGGGAGCTGGAAGCTGTGGGACTGCGATTAAATAAACGACCACCGCAG ATATacttcaagaagaaaaagacggGGGGGATTTCTTTTAACAGCACTATGCAGCTGACACATGTTGATGAGAAGCTCTGCTATCAAATCCTTCACGAATACAAGATTCACAATGCTGAG GTTTTATTTCGTGAAGATGCTACAGTGGACGactttattgatgttattgagGGAAATCGTAAATACATGAAGTGTATATATGTCTACAACAAGATAGATGTTGTCGGTATTGATGATGTGGACAGATTATCCCGACAGCCAAACTCCATTGTCATCAGCTGCAACTTGAAG CTGAATCTGGACAGACTACTTGCGAGAATGTGGGAAGCTATGGGTCTTGTCAGAGTTTATACAAAGCCTCAAGGCCAGCAACCAGATTTCGCAGAACCTGTGGTTCTCTCTGCT GATAGAGGTGGCTGTACTGTAGAAGATTTCTGTAATCACATACATAGGAGCCTTGTTAAGGATGTGAGGTATGTCTTGGTTTGGGGCACGAGTGCAAAGCACTACCCTCAGCATTGTGGTCTCAGTCATCTGCTTCAGGATGAAGACGTGGTTCAGATTGTCAAGAAAAAG GAGAAGGATGATGGTGGAGGCAGAGGCCGATTCAAATCACATTCTAATGCTCCTGCTCGGATATCTGACCGAGAAAAGAAGGCTCGACTGAAGACATAG
- the LOC132041012 gene encoding developmentally-regulated G-protein 2 isoform X5 yields the protein MLTGTHSEVASYEFTTLTCIPGIIHYNDTKIQLLDLPGIIEGASEGKGRGRQVIAVSKSSDIVLMVLDASKSEGHRQILTRELEAVGLRLNKRPPQIYFKKKKTGGISFNSTMQLTHVDEKLCYQILHEYKIHNAEVLFREDATVDDFIDVIEGNRKYMKCIYVYNKIDVVGIDDVDRLSRQPNSIVISCNLKACPLNTVGMDNVQYISKGKLRTVGRESMGICDCPVACVGIQSSYSSPATMLFRNLLTHCLVYITKILLLNLLQLNLDRLLARMWEAMGLVRVYTKPQGQQPDFAEPVVLSADRGGCTVEDFCNHIHRSLVKDVRYVLVWGTSAKHYPQHCGLSHLLQDEDVVQIVKKKEKDDGGGRGRFKSHSNAPARISDREKKARLKT from the exons ATGCTGACAGGAACACATTCTGAAGTTGCATCATATGAGTTCACTACACTTACTTGCATCCCTGGTATTATACACTACAACGATACCAAAATTCAATTGCTTGATCTTCCGGGGATCATTGAAGGTGCATCTGAAGGCAAGGGGCGTGGTAGGCAG GTCATTGCTGTTTCGAAGTCATCAGACATTGTTTTGATGGTTCTGGATGCTTCAAAA AGCGAAGGCCATCGACAAATTTTAACAAGGGAGCTGGAAGCTGTGGGACTGCGATTAAATAAACGACCACCGCAG ATATacttcaagaagaaaaagacggGGGGGATTTCTTTTAACAGCACTATGCAGCTGACACATGTTGATGAGAAGCTCTGCTATCAAATCCTTCACGAATACAAGATTCACAATGCTGAG GTTTTATTTCGTGAAGATGCTACAGTGGACGactttattgatgttattgagGGAAATCGTAAATACATGAAGTGTATATATGTCTACAACAAGATAGATGTTGTCGGTATTGATGATGTGGACAGATTATCCCGACAGCCAAACTCCATTGTCATCAGCTGCAACTTGAAG GCTTGTCCGCTAAATACAGTTGGCATGGACAATGTGCAGTACAT ATCCAAAGGGAAATTGAGGACGGTGGGACGTGAATCCATGGGCATATGTGACTGCCCTGTTGCTTGTGTTGGAATACAGTCAAGCTATTCCTCACCTGCTACTATGCTTTTCAGGAATCTTCTAACCCATTGCCTTGTCTATATAACTAAAATATTGCTATTGAATTTGCTACAGCTGAATCTGGACAGACTACTTGCGAGAATGTGGGAAGCTATGGGTCTTGTCAGAGTTTATACAAAGCCTCAAGGCCAGCAACCAGATTTCGCAGAACCTGTGGTTCTCTCTGCT GATAGAGGTGGCTGTACTGTAGAAGATTTCTGTAATCACATACATAGGAGCCTTGTTAAGGATGTGAGGTATGTCTTGGTTTGGGGCACGAGTGCAAAGCACTACCCTCAGCATTGTGGTCTCAGTCATCTGCTTCAGGATGAAGACGTGGTTCAGATTGTCAAGAAAAAG GAGAAGGATGATGGTGGAGGCAGAGGCCGATTCAAATCACATTCTAATGCTCCTGCTCGGATATCTGACCGAGAAAAGAAGGCTCGACTGAAGACATAG
- the LOC132041012 gene encoding developmentally-regulated G-protein 2 isoform X3, with amino-acid sequence MMEKVVLSVYLLLVGKSTLLTMLTGTHSEVASYEFTTLTCIPGIIHYNDTKIQLLDLPGIIEGASEGKGRGRQVIAVSKSSDIVLMVLDASKSEGHRQILTRELEAVGLRLNKRPPQIYFKKKKTGGISFNSTMQLTHVDEKLCYQILHEYKIHNAEVLFREDATVDDFIDVIEGNRKYMKCIYVYNKIDVVGIDDVDRLSRQPNSIVISCNLKACPLNTVGMDNVQYISKGKLRTVGRESMGICDCPVACVGIQSSYSSPATMLFRNLLTHCLVYITKILLLNLLQLNLDRLLARMWEAMGLVRVYTKPQGQQPDFAEPVVLSADRGGCTVEDFCNHIHRSLVKDVRYVLVWGTSAKHYPQHCGLSHLLQDEDVVQIVKKKEKDDGGGRGRFKSHSNAPARISDREKKARLKT; translated from the exons ATGATGGAAAAAGTGGTTCTCAGTGTTTACTTGCTACT TGTTGGAAAGTCAACACTCCTAACAATGCTGACAGGAACACATTCTGAAGTTGCATCATATGAGTTCACTACACTTACTTGCATCCCTGGTATTATACACTACAACGATACCAAAATTCAATTGCTTGATCTTCCGGGGATCATTGAAGGTGCATCTGAAGGCAAGGGGCGTGGTAGGCAG GTCATTGCTGTTTCGAAGTCATCAGACATTGTTTTGATGGTTCTGGATGCTTCAAAA AGCGAAGGCCATCGACAAATTTTAACAAGGGAGCTGGAAGCTGTGGGACTGCGATTAAATAAACGACCACCGCAG ATATacttcaagaagaaaaagacggGGGGGATTTCTTTTAACAGCACTATGCAGCTGACACATGTTGATGAGAAGCTCTGCTATCAAATCCTTCACGAATACAAGATTCACAATGCTGAG GTTTTATTTCGTGAAGATGCTACAGTGGACGactttattgatgttattgagGGAAATCGTAAATACATGAAGTGTATATATGTCTACAACAAGATAGATGTTGTCGGTATTGATGATGTGGACAGATTATCCCGACAGCCAAACTCCATTGTCATCAGCTGCAACTTGAAG GCTTGTCCGCTAAATACAGTTGGCATGGACAATGTGCAGTACAT ATCCAAAGGGAAATTGAGGACGGTGGGACGTGAATCCATGGGCATATGTGACTGCCCTGTTGCTTGTGTTGGAATACAGTCAAGCTATTCCTCACCTGCTACTATGCTTTTCAGGAATCTTCTAACCCATTGCCTTGTCTATATAACTAAAATATTGCTATTGAATTTGCTACAGCTGAATCTGGACAGACTACTTGCGAGAATGTGGGAAGCTATGGGTCTTGTCAGAGTTTATACAAAGCCTCAAGGCCAGCAACCAGATTTCGCAGAACCTGTGGTTCTCTCTGCT GATAGAGGTGGCTGTACTGTAGAAGATTTCTGTAATCACATACATAGGAGCCTTGTTAAGGATGTGAGGTATGTCTTGGTTTGGGGCACGAGTGCAAAGCACTACCCTCAGCATTGTGGTCTCAGTCATCTGCTTCAGGATGAAGACGTGGTTCAGATTGTCAAGAAAAAG GAGAAGGATGATGGTGGAGGCAGAGGCCGATTCAAATCACATTCTAATGCTCCTGCTCGGATATCTGACCGAGAAAAGAAGGCTCGACTGAAGACATAG
- the LOC132041012 gene encoding developmentally-regulated G-protein 2 isoform X6 — translation MVLDASKSEGHRQILTRELEAVGLRLNKRPPQIYFKKKKTGGISFNSTMQLTHVDEKLCYQILHEYKIHNAEVLFREDATVDDFIDVIEGNRKYMKCIYVYNKIDVVGIDDVDRLSRQPNSIVISCNLKACPLNTVGMDNVQYISKGKLRTVGRESMGICDCPVACVGIQSSYSSPATMLFRNLLTHCLVYITKILLLNLLQLNLDRLLARMWEAMGLVRVYTKPQGQQPDFAEPVVLSADRGGCTVEDFCNHIHRSLVKDVRYVLVWGTSAKHYPQHCGLSHLLQDEDVVQIVKKKEKDDGGGRGRFKSHSNAPARISDREKKARLKT, via the exons ATGGTTCTGGATGCTTCAAAA AGCGAAGGCCATCGACAAATTTTAACAAGGGAGCTGGAAGCTGTGGGACTGCGATTAAATAAACGACCACCGCAG ATATacttcaagaagaaaaagacggGGGGGATTTCTTTTAACAGCACTATGCAGCTGACACATGTTGATGAGAAGCTCTGCTATCAAATCCTTCACGAATACAAGATTCACAATGCTGAG GTTTTATTTCGTGAAGATGCTACAGTGGACGactttattgatgttattgagGGAAATCGTAAATACATGAAGTGTATATATGTCTACAACAAGATAGATGTTGTCGGTATTGATGATGTGGACAGATTATCCCGACAGCCAAACTCCATTGTCATCAGCTGCAACTTGAAG GCTTGTCCGCTAAATACAGTTGGCATGGACAATGTGCAGTACAT ATCCAAAGGGAAATTGAGGACGGTGGGACGTGAATCCATGGGCATATGTGACTGCCCTGTTGCTTGTGTTGGAATACAGTCAAGCTATTCCTCACCTGCTACTATGCTTTTCAGGAATCTTCTAACCCATTGCCTTGTCTATATAACTAAAATATTGCTATTGAATTTGCTACAGCTGAATCTGGACAGACTACTTGCGAGAATGTGGGAAGCTATGGGTCTTGTCAGAGTTTATACAAAGCCTCAAGGCCAGCAACCAGATTTCGCAGAACCTGTGGTTCTCTCTGCT GATAGAGGTGGCTGTACTGTAGAAGATTTCTGTAATCACATACATAGGAGCCTTGTTAAGGATGTGAGGTATGTCTTGGTTTGGGGCACGAGTGCAAAGCACTACCCTCAGCATTGTGGTCTCAGTCATCTGCTTCAGGATGAAGACGTGGTTCAGATTGTCAAGAAAAAG GAGAAGGATGATGGTGGAGGCAGAGGCCGATTCAAATCACATTCTAATGCTCCTGCTCGGATATCTGACCGAGAAAAGAAGGCTCGACTGAAGACATAG
- the LOC132041012 gene encoding developmentally-regulated G-protein 2 isoform X2: MGIIEKIKEIETEMARTQKNKATEYHLGQLKAKIAKLRTQLLEPPKGSSGAGEGFEVTKYGHGRVALIGFPSVGKSTLLTMLTGTHSEVASYEFTTLTCIPGIIHYNDTKIQLLDLPGIIEGASEGKGRGRQSEGHRQILTRELEAVGLRLNKRPPQIYFKKKKTGGISFNSTMQLTHVDEKLCYQILHEYKIHNAEVLFREDATVDDFIDVIEGNRKYMKCIYVYNKIDVVGIDDVDRLSRQPNSIVISCNLKACPLNTVGMDNVQYISKGKLRTVGRESMGICDCPVACVGIQSSYSSPATMLFRNLLTHCLVYITKILLLNLLQLNLDRLLARMWEAMGLVRVYTKPQGQQPDFAEPVVLSADRGGCTVEDFCNHIHRSLVKDVRYVLVWGTSAKHYPQHCGLSHLLQDEDVVQIVKKKEKDDGGGRGRFKSHSNAPARISDREKKARLKT; the protein is encoded by the exons GAAACTGAGATGGCTCGTACACAGAAGAATAAAGCAACTG AGTATCATCTTGGTCAGCTGAAGGCTAAGATAGCAAAGCTGAGGACACAACTGCTGGAGCCACCTAAA GGTTCTAGTGGAGCTGGAGAGGGTTTTGAAGTCACAAAGTATGGCCATGGACGTGTTGCACTAATAGGATTCCCTAG TGTTGGAAAGTCAACACTCCTAACAATGCTGACAGGAACACATTCTGAAGTTGCATCATATGAGTTCACTACACTTACTTGCATCCCTGGTATTATACACTACAACGATACCAAAATTCAATTGCTTGATCTTCCGGGGATCATTGAAGGTGCATCTGAAGGCAAGGGGCGTGGTAGGCAG AGCGAAGGCCATCGACAAATTTTAACAAGGGAGCTGGAAGCTGTGGGACTGCGATTAAATAAACGACCACCGCAG ATATacttcaagaagaaaaagacggGGGGGATTTCTTTTAACAGCACTATGCAGCTGACACATGTTGATGAGAAGCTCTGCTATCAAATCCTTCACGAATACAAGATTCACAATGCTGAG GTTTTATTTCGTGAAGATGCTACAGTGGACGactttattgatgttattgagGGAAATCGTAAATACATGAAGTGTATATATGTCTACAACAAGATAGATGTTGTCGGTATTGATGATGTGGACAGATTATCCCGACAGCCAAACTCCATTGTCATCAGCTGCAACTTGAAG GCTTGTCCGCTAAATACAGTTGGCATGGACAATGTGCAGTACAT ATCCAAAGGGAAATTGAGGACGGTGGGACGTGAATCCATGGGCATATGTGACTGCCCTGTTGCTTGTGTTGGAATACAGTCAAGCTATTCCTCACCTGCTACTATGCTTTTCAGGAATCTTCTAACCCATTGCCTTGTCTATATAACTAAAATATTGCTATTGAATTTGCTACAGCTGAATCTGGACAGACTACTTGCGAGAATGTGGGAAGCTATGGGTCTTGTCAGAGTTTATACAAAGCCTCAAGGCCAGCAACCAGATTTCGCAGAACCTGTGGTTCTCTCTGCT GATAGAGGTGGCTGTACTGTAGAAGATTTCTGTAATCACATACATAGGAGCCTTGTTAAGGATGTGAGGTATGTCTTGGTTTGGGGCACGAGTGCAAAGCACTACCCTCAGCATTGTGGTCTCAGTCATCTGCTTCAGGATGAAGACGTGGTTCAGATTGTCAAGAAAAAG GAGAAGGATGATGGTGGAGGCAGAGGCCGATTCAAATCACATTCTAATGCTCCTGCTCGGATATCTGACCGAGAAAAGAAGGCTCGACTGAAGACATAG